The Pelagibacterium halotolerans B2 genome has a segment encoding these proteins:
- the cydD gene encoding thiol reductant ABC exporter subunit CydD: MASASQTPAPATTARKLMGLRAQGGYALHLAIAAPLVSGVLLVVYAWLLAQTLGRTIEGGEPLSAVLGLIAAMALIVILRAILSLIGEQAGTIGAEAIKKSLRDRLFSHLLAQRHALGLKPASGAVAAALIDQVDGLENFFARYLPAMIAAAILPVAFAVVLFPIDWVVALLFLFTGPLIPVFMALAGWGAQAATDRQATALSRLSAHFADRLRGLLTLKLFGREADAINDVHAASEALRRRTNAVLRIAFLSSAILEFFAALGVAGVALYVGLTYLGFLGINPGLTLGAGLFALIMAPEVYAPLRQLAAHYHDRATARSALAEIENLVADPDTLQSADIAPPALAHKRATHLTISGLTVRTASGTPILDGLNLDLAAGQSLAIMGPSGIGKSTLARAMTRLIPFDGEIAIDGRPLPDWPEPELRGTLAFIGQKPRIFTGTIAENIGFADPLADDAAIASAAERGLVSQFSSALPDGLATLVGEGGYGLSGGQIQRIGLARLFLTDPALIVLDEPTAHLDPQTEAQVLDQVFAFAEGRTLIILTHSATVAARADAVLRMAGGRLLATPHRAKSVTLKREDRA, translated from the coding sequence ATGGCCTCCGCTTCTCAAACCCCTGCGCCTGCAACGACCGCCCGAAAGCTTATGGGCCTGCGGGCGCAAGGCGGGTACGCGCTGCACCTTGCCATCGCTGCCCCGCTGGTTTCGGGCGTGCTGCTCGTGGTCTATGCCTGGCTCCTGGCGCAAACGCTGGGCCGCACCATAGAAGGTGGCGAGCCGCTTTCCGCAGTGCTCGGCCTCATCGCCGCAATGGCCCTCATCGTCATCTTGCGCGCCATCCTTTCCTTGATCGGCGAGCAGGCCGGCACCATCGGCGCCGAAGCGATAAAGAAATCCCTGCGCGACCGCCTGTTCTCCCACCTGCTGGCGCAACGCCACGCGCTGGGGCTGAAACCCGCCTCGGGCGCCGTCGCCGCGGCGCTGATCGATCAGGTGGACGGGCTGGAAAATTTCTTTGCCCGCTACCTTCCCGCCATGATCGCCGCCGCCATCCTGCCGGTCGCCTTTGCAGTGGTTCTGTTCCCTATCGATTGGGTCGTGGCGCTGCTGTTTTTGTTCACCGGCCCGCTGATCCCTGTGTTCATGGCACTGGCCGGCTGGGGCGCCCAGGCGGCCACTGACCGGCAGGCTACTGCGCTCTCGCGCCTGTCGGCCCATTTCGCCGACAGGCTGCGCGGGTTGTTGACGCTGAAACTCTTCGGGCGCGAGGCCGACGCCATAAATGATGTCCACGCCGCCAGCGAAGCGTTGCGCCGCCGCACCAATGCCGTGCTGCGGATCGCCTTTCTGTCCTCGGCCATCCTCGAATTTTTCGCGGCGCTGGGCGTGGCGGGCGTGGCGCTCTATGTCGGGCTGACCTATCTGGGGTTCCTCGGCATCAACCCCGGCCTGACCCTGGGCGCCGGGCTTTTCGCCCTCATCATGGCCCCGGAAGTCTATGCGCCTTTGCGCCAGCTCGCCGCCCATTACCACGACCGCGCCACCGCCCGCTCGGCGCTGGCCGAAATCGAAAATCTGGTCGCCGACCCCGATACTCTGCAAAGTGCCGATATCGCGCCGCCCGCTCTCGCGCACAAACGCGCGACCCACCTCACGATCAGCGGCCTCACCGTCCGGACCGCCTCGGGTACCCCTATCCTCGACGGTCTCAACCTCGATCTCGCTGCCGGCCAGTCCCTCGCCATCATGGGGCCGAGCGGTATCGGCAAATCCACCCTCGCGCGCGCCATGACGCGATTGATCCCGTTCGATGGCGAAATTGCCATCGATGGGCGCCCACTCCCCGATTGGCCCGAACCCGAGCTGCGCGGCACCCTCGCCTTCATCGGCCAAAAGCCCCGCATCTTTACCGGTACCATCGCCGAAAATATCGGCTTTGCCGACCCGCTGGCCGATGATGCCGCCATCGCATCGGCCGCCGAGCGCGGGCTGGTGAGCCAATTTTCGAGCGCCCTTCCCGACGGCCTCGCGACGCTGGTCGGGGAAGGCGGATACGGGCTTTCGGGGGGGCAGATCCAGCGCATCGGGCTGGCCCGGCTGTTTCTGACCGACCCCGCGCTCATCGTCCTCGATGAACCCACCGCCCATCTCGACCCGCAAACCGAAGCGCAAGTGCTCGATCAGGTTTTCGCATTCGCCGAGGGCCGCACCCTGATTATTCTCACCCATTCTGCGACCGTCGCCGCCCGCGCCGATGCCGTGCTGCGCATGGCCGGCGGCAGACTGCTGGCGACGCCGCACCGCGCAAAGTCCGTCACGCTCAAGCGGGAGGATCGCGCTTGA